One part of the Solanum dulcamara chromosome 8, daSolDulc1.2, whole genome shotgun sequence genome encodes these proteins:
- the LOC129899644 gene encoding uncharacterized protein At4g14450, chloroplastic-like — protein MADNKPLNSSSGDRRQPSRLQRRAPASIQVDRVTDWNVAIPLLSPLITSPTSPQSDNLKAAINAFSSSVHQEEVKKDHTEKPMMVFKKWQHPAAPFCYETAPLVPFVCAGNADRR, from the coding sequence ATGGCAGACAACAAACCACTCAATTCTTCTTCCGGAGACCGGCGGCAACCAAGCCGGTTACAACGTAGGGCACCGGCGTCAATACAAGTAGATCGAGTAACCGATTGGAATGTTGCGATACCGCTTCTATCGCCGCTGATAACTTCTCCGACGTCTCCCCAATCGGATAACTTGAAGGCAGCAATAAACGCTTTTTCTAGCTCGGTTCATCAGGAAGAGGTGAAGAAAGATCATACAGAGAAGCCGATGATGGTGTTTAAGAAGTGGCAGCATCCGGCGGCGCCGTTCTGTTACGAGACGGCTCCGTTGGTGCCATTTGTATGTGCAGGAAACGCCGATAGACGATGA